In a genomic window of Alphaproteobacteria bacterium:
- a CDS encoding type I secretion system permease/ATPase: MSERTRARPRPNPNSAPAGQSGTEPPTPETSVDPLLECLVFLTKFFGRAKSAESIRAILPDDGSAIGPNLFCEAAEKLGLNAKIARREALRRIPAAILPCVVTFPDGYAVALTAMDQKEGWAKIFIPESGSVKQVTIESLEKDYSGYVILCHPRAEFHDAALRTDDDPSRHWFWGLIRENASIYGMVILASVFINIFALASPIVMMNIYDRVLPNNAIETGWALGIGALIVFGFDFIFRTVRGYLIDFAGRSIDIRAGRRIYDQLLDIRLAERPPSSGAFANMLRDFDAVREFITSATVTAFVDLPFTLIFLLAIYQLGGGLAFVLVGVMVAVGIAALLIQSRLKHTVRQAGKASETRHGLLVETIQGLETIKTLGAAGRFRARYGEYAGESAGKSKDSRFWSSLGVNIAMFAQQSSSIIVVLFGMYMIQAGTLTVGALIATVILAGRAIAPIGQLANLMTRYHQAGGALNTLNGIMSRPVERPQGQQFLHRPDLEGKIAFEKVSFAYPGAPVAVLKDVSFEIRPGEKVGIIGRIGSGKSTIARLMMKLYEPPQGTIMLDGTDIRQIDPADLRRAMAYIAQDVILFNGTVRENITAGMPWAGEEQVLAVSKATGVHDFVSAHPLGYDAPVGELGQFLSGGQRQAIALARSMIGNPNILVCDEPTNAMDTQAEKIFCDYVRESLQGRTFILITHKHSMLTLVDRLILMHQGKVIMDGPRDKVIAALQSGQVKVGTGGSP; this comes from the coding sequence TGCCCGACGACGGGTCGGCTATCGGCCCGAATCTGTTCTGCGAGGCAGCGGAAAAGCTGGGCCTGAACGCGAAAATCGCCCGCCGCGAAGCTTTGCGGCGTATTCCGGCGGCCATCCTGCCGTGCGTCGTCACCTTTCCTGACGGTTACGCGGTCGCCCTTACCGCCATGGACCAGAAGGAGGGCTGGGCCAAAATCTTCATCCCCGAAAGCGGATCGGTCAAGCAGGTGACCATCGAAAGCCTCGAAAAGGATTATTCGGGATATGTGATCCTCTGTCACCCCCGCGCCGAATTCCATGACGCCGCCCTGCGAACGGACGATGATCCCTCCCGTCACTGGTTCTGGGGGCTGATCCGCGAGAACGCAAGCATTTACGGCATGGTCATTCTGGCCTCGGTCTTTATCAACATCTTCGCGCTCGCCAGCCCCATCGTGATGATGAACATTTACGACCGTGTTCTGCCGAATAACGCCATAGAAACCGGCTGGGCGCTCGGCATCGGGGCGCTGATCGTTTTCGGCTTTGATTTTATTTTCCGCACCGTGCGCGGTTACCTCATCGACTTCGCCGGACGCAGTATAGATATCCGCGCCGGACGCCGCATTTACGACCAGCTTCTGGATATCCGCCTCGCCGAGCGCCCGCCCTCCAGCGGCGCCTTCGCCAATATGCTGCGCGACTTCGATGCCGTGCGCGAATTCATCACCTCCGCCACCGTCACCGCCTTTGTCGATCTGCCCTTTACGCTGATTTTCCTGCTGGCGATATATCAACTCGGCGGCGGTCTGGCCTTTGTCCTTGTCGGTGTGATGGTCGCGGTCGGGATCGCCGCGCTGCTCATCCAATCCCGCCTCAAGCACACGGTACGGCAGGCGGGCAAGGCCTCCGAAACCCGCCACGGCCTGCTCGTGGAAACAATTCAGGGGCTGGAGACGATCAAGACCCTCGGCGCGGCCGGACGCTTCCGCGCCCGCTACGGCGAATACGCGGGCGAAAGCGCCGGAAAGTCTAAAGACTCCCGCTTCTGGTCATCCCTCGGCGTCAACATTGCCATGTTCGCACAACAGTCCTCAAGTATCATCGTCGTCCTCTTCGGGATGTATATGATACAGGCCGGAACCCTGACCGTCGGCGCATTGATCGCCACCGTCATACTCGCGGGCCGCGCCATCGCCCCCATCGGCCAGCTCGCCAACCTCATGACCCGCTACCATCAGGCGGGCGGGGCGCTGAACACGCTCAACGGCATCATGAGTCGCCCCGTCGAACGCCCGCAAGGCCAGCAGTTCCTCCACCGTCCCGATCTGGAGGGAAAAATCGCCTTCGAGAAAGTCTCTTTCGCCTATCCCGGCGCCCCCGTCGCGGTCCTGAAAGATGTCTCCTTTGAAATCCGCCCCGGCGAGAAGGTCGGCATCATCGGCCGCATCGGTTCGGGAAAAAGCACGATCGCCCGTCTGATGATGAAACTTTACGAGCCGCCGCAGGGCACGATCATGCTCGACGGCACCGACATCCGCCAGATCGACCCGGCGGATTTACGCCGCGCCATGGCCTATATCGCGCAGGATGTGATCCTCTTCAACGGCACGGTGCGCGAAAACATCACCGCCGGAATGCCCTGGGCCGGGGAAGAGCAGGTTCTGGCGGTCTCAAAGGCGACGGGCGTGCATGATTTCGTCTCCGCCCATCCTCTGGGCTACGATGCCCCCGTCGGCGAGTTGGGTCAGTTTCTCTCCGGCGGTCAAAGACAGGCCATCGCTCTGGCCCGTTCCATGATCGGCAATCCGAATATTCTGGTCTGCGACGAACCCACCAACGCCATGGACACACAGGCGGAAAAAATCTTCTGCGATTATGTCCGCGAGAGCCTTCAGGGCCGCACATTTATCCTCATCACGCACAAACACTCCATGCTCACGCTCGTAGACCGCCTGATCCTGATGCATCAGGGAAAAGTCATCATGGACGGGCCACGCGATAAGGTCATCGCCGCCCTCCAGTCCGGGCAGGTCAAGGTCGGCACAGGGGGCAGCCCATGA
- a CDS encoding HlyD family type I secretion periplasmic adaptor subunit: MTVRDTDFMNELQAAIHEKPSRPLVVLLYSLAALVTVLILWAAVTKIEELTKGQGQVVPTQEVQIVQSLEGGILQELLVAEGDRVKKGQILLRISDVQFSSEERGTEARSLALQGKKTRLLAESGGKELAFPAEFIKKAPKIAENEKALYLSRQKELATSFSILDERINKATADLEEVKAEISRLSSSRGSLGKEHAITKEMVSKKAVPKIELMRIERELNDLSGQINARTKEKEGLEADLSATKNEKQSQVDKFKSAALEELNEVETQIAGLEENLKSIGDRVDRAELRAPVDGLVNAIKLKTIGGVVEPAMRLVEIVPLDDELKIIANVKPSDVAFLRRGQPVRVKITAYDSQIYGSLDGELTRVAGNNTTDKDGNILFEIEVKTVRNYLGTAENPLPITPGMVAEVNVVTGRRSIMYYLLKPLRRTMDQAFRER; the protein is encoded by the coding sequence ATGACCGTGCGCGACACCGATTTTATGAACGAGTTGCAGGCCGCCATCCACGAAAAACCCTCAAGGCCTCTGGTCGTGTTGCTTTATTCTCTGGCGGCACTGGTCACGGTCCTTATTCTTTGGGCGGCGGTCACGAAAATCGAGGAACTGACCAAGGGGCAGGGGCAGGTCGTCCCCACGCAGGAGGTCCAGATCGTCCAAAGTCTTGAGGGCGGAATTTTACAGGAGCTTCTCGTCGCCGAGGGTGACCGCGTGAAAAAGGGGCAAATTCTTCTCCGCATCAGCGACGTGCAGTTTTCCTCCGAGGAGCGCGGGACGGAGGCCCGGTCCCTGGCTCTGCAGGGAAAGAAAACCCGCCTTCTCGCCGAATCCGGCGGCAAGGAACTGGCCTTCCCTGCGGAGTTCATAAAAAAGGCGCCCAAGATCGCGGAGAATGAGAAAGCCCTCTATCTCTCTCGCCAGAAGGAACTCGCCACCTCCTTCTCCATCCTCGATGAACGCATCAACAAGGCGACCGCCGATCTTGAGGAGGTCAAGGCCGAGATCAGCCGTCTGTCCTCCAGCCGCGGCAGCCTCGGCAAGGAACACGCCATCACGAAGGAAATGGTCTCCAAGAAGGCCGTGCCGAAAATCGAACTCATGCGGATTGAACGCGAACTCAACGACCTCAGCGGCCAGATCAACGCCCGCACAAAGGAAAAGGAAGGTCTGGAAGCCGATCTGAGCGCCACGAAGAACGAAAAGCAGAGTCAGGTCGATAAATTCAAATCCGCCGCGCTGGAGGAACTCAACGAAGTCGAAACCCAGATTGCGGGGCTGGAGGAAAACCTCAAATCCATCGGCGACCGCGTGGATCGCGCTGAACTGCGCGCCCCCGTGGACGGTCTGGTCAACGCCATAAAGCTTAAGACCATCGGCGGCGTAGTCGAACCGGCCATGCGCTTGGTCGAGATTGTCCCCTTAGATGACGAACTCAAGATCATCGCGAACGTCAAACCCAGCGACGTCGCCTTCCTGCGCCGCGGCCAGCCCGTCCGGGTCAAGATCACCGCTTACGACTCCCAGATTTACGGCTCCCTCGATGGCGAACTCACGCGCGTCGCGGGCAACAACACCACGGACAAAGACGGGAACATTCTCTTCGAGATCGAAGTGAAAACGGTGCGGAATTACCTCGGCACCGCTGAAAACCCTCTGCCCATCACTCCCGGCATGGTCGCGGAGGTCAACGTGGTGACGGGCAGGCGTTCGATCATGTATTATCTGCTCAAGCCCCTGCGCCGGACGATGGATCAGGCGTTCCGCGAGCGTTAG
- a CDS encoding adenylate/guanylate cyclase domain-containing protein, producing the protein MQIKIGRDRWTTIHYAFLMVLLAFFTLFSGSEHHMRVRLQNDIFDFFNQISPRPAADSVRIIDIDEASLDIYGQWPWPRNILADMVNNLTMLGAKVIVFDGVFPEPDRTSPKYFLEHLPQDDTARDFFDQELKRGEAIEADDMNNMFDHDAIFAAAIKESERFVSGFTYGREDRSGGKPVNKRRIQFANKDLEALFIKHAAPFKAAADNLPLISESAADNGSFMAEPDKDGILRRVGIIFSDGTDIYPSLSLSSLRISTLGRKGMVRIVEVPPEKQAAIDAAYRVTMGNLAIPVDRDGRMLLYARRFCNEYEAKNPGFPCERQDYISARKILDPAFHEEVEPLLKDRIILIGTSAEGLKDLRSTAIQPFRPGVEIHANIIEQAQQGKFLLRPEITKAAEAVYILVAGLFFILVAPFVGVMVSTALCITLIALSFFGAYILYVDYGLLFDPVYPGLSVLTIFVVSIIFSYARAEALRRQIRQAFGMYVAGDVLRELENDPAKLKLGGETRELTVMFTDIRKFTRISESLSPEQLINLMNEFLTAMTDIVLNEQGTVDKYIGDAMMTFWNAPKEVNHHEKFACTAALKMQKALEPVNAKIAEEAKAQDRTPVLLQAGIGIASGPCAVGNMGSKQRFAYSALGDAVNLASRLEGLTKLYGVSVIIAEETRQRVPDFAALELDLIRVVGKTQAVRIYALLGDADFAGHTDFGKWSIEHETMREKYRARDFDAALQAIEICKPLGASLGGHFEEYYKMLAARIAELKKQKLPKDWDAVFEAKEK; encoded by the coding sequence ATGCAGATCAAGATCGGCCGCGACCGCTGGACCACCATCCACTATGCCTTCCTGATGGTGCTTCTGGCGTTTTTTACGCTTTTCAGCGGTTCCGAGCATCATATGCGCGTCCGCCTCCAGAACGACATCTTCGATTTCTTCAACCAGATATCGCCGCGTCCCGCCGCCGACTCCGTCCGCATCATTGACATCGACGAAGCCTCTCTGGACATTTACGGCCAGTGGCCCTGGCCCCGCAACATTCTGGCGGACATGGTCAACAACTTGACGATGCTGGGCGCGAAAGTGATTGTCTTCGACGGCGTGTTCCCCGAGCCCGACCGCACCTCGCCGAAATATTTTCTCGAACACCTGCCGCAGGACGACACCGCCCGCGATTTCTTCGATCAGGAGCTAAAGCGGGGCGAGGCGATCGAAGCGGACGATATGAACAATATGTTCGATCACGATGCCATCTTCGCCGCCGCGATCAAGGAATCCGAACGCTTCGTCTCCGGCTTTACCTACGGGCGGGAGGACCGCTCCGGCGGCAAGCCCGTGAACAAAAGACGCATCCAGTTCGCCAATAAGGATCTGGAGGCGCTCTTTATCAAGCACGCCGCGCCCTTCAAGGCCGCCGCCGACAACCTGCCCCTGATTTCCGAAAGCGCCGCAGATAACGGCAGCTTCATGGCCGAGCCGGACAAGGACGGCATCCTCCGCCGTGTCGGGATCATTTTCTCCGACGGAACCGACATCTACCCCTCTCTAAGTCTTTCTTCCTTGCGTATTTCCACACTGGGCCGCAAGGGCATGGTGCGGATCGTGGAGGTGCCCCCGGAAAAACAGGCCGCCATCGACGCCGCCTACCGTGTCACGATGGGCAACCTCGCCATCCCCGTCGACCGTGACGGGCGGATGCTGCTCTACGCCCGCCGCTTCTGCAATGAATACGAGGCCAAGAACCCCGGCTTCCCCTGCGAGCGGCAGGATTACATCTCCGCCCGCAAAATTCTTGACCCTGCCTTTCATGAAGAGGTCGAACCCTTGCTCAAGGACCGCATCATTCTGATCGGCACCAGCGCGGAAGGCCTGAAAGACCTCCGCTCGACGGCAATCCAGCCCTTCCGCCCCGGCGTGGAAATCCACGCGAACATCATCGAGCAGGCGCAGCAGGGCAAATTCCTCCTCCGCCCCGAAATCACCAAGGCCGCCGAGGCCGTCTATATTCTCGTGGCCGGACTGTTCTTCATCCTCGTCGCCCCGTTCGTCGGCGTCATGGTCTCAACCGCTCTTTGTATCACCCTGATCGCGCTGTCCTTCTTCGGCGCCTATATCCTTTATGTCGATTATGGCCTGTTGTTCGATCCCGTCTATCCGGGCCTGTCCGTCCTCACGATTTTCGTCGTCTCAATCATTTTCTCCTACGCCCGCGCCGAGGCGCTTCGAAGACAAATCCGGCAGGCCTTCGGAATGTACGTAGCCGGAGACGTCCTGCGTGAACTCGAAAATGACCCCGCCAAACTCAAGCTCGGCGGGGAGACGCGAGAGCTGACTGTCATGTTCACCGATATTAGGAAATTCACGCGGATATCCGAGAGTCTGTCGCCCGAACAGCTCATCAACCTCATGAACGAATTCCTCACCGCCATGACGGATATCGTTTTGAACGAGCAGGGCACGGTGGACAAATATATCGGCGATGCGATGATGACCTTCTGGAACGCCCCGAAGGAAGTAAACCATCATGAGAAATTCGCCTGCACGGCGGCGCTGAAGATGCAAAAGGCGCTCGAACCCGTGAACGCCAAAATCGCGGAGGAGGCGAAGGCGCAGGACCGAACGCCCGTCCTTTTGCAAGCCGGAATCGGCATCGCCTCCGGCCCCTGCGCGGTCGGCAACATGGGCTCGAAGCAGCGTTTTGCCTATTCCGCGCTCGGCGACGCCGTGAATTTGGCCTCAAGGCTGGAGGGGCTGACGAAACTCTATGGCGTGTCCGTCATCATCGCGGAGGAGACAAGGCAAAGGGTGCCCGACTTCGCCGCGCTGGAACTCGACCTGATCCGAGTCGTCGGCAAGACTCAGGCGGTGCGGATTTACGCGCTTCTCGGCGATGCGGATTTCGCAGGTCATACCGATTTCGGCAAATGGTCCATCGAACATGAAACCATGCGGGAAAAATATCGCGCGCGGGATTTTGATGCCGCGCTACAGGCGATTGAAATTTGCAAACCGCTCGGCGCGTCTCTCGGCGGCCACTTCGAGGAATATTATAAAATGCTCGCCGCCCGCATTGCGGAACTGAAAAAACAAAAACTCCCCAAGGACTGGGACGCCGTCTTCGAGGCGAAGGAGAAGTAA